In Lolium rigidum isolate FL_2022 chromosome 7, APGP_CSIRO_Lrig_0.1, whole genome shotgun sequence, the DNA window ttttgtgatattccacatatttaataagttatgattgaaatcagaaggtgtggcttttatgcacttaggtccttgtgttttgctatatttgatatttagttttaaagtgaattcaattgtacctcaaggtagttgcttaacttttaagtgttaatactttagagtgtgcttcttatctctttaatggttatatacctctcccatttctagggtttaatgataagcttttgttggtgttaagttcaagagtttagttcaagaaataccatgaggttcatggtaggactatttgtttgtttaagacatggaaaagataagttaagaatagtttctccattttattgatacttgatttccaattgaatagatgttcatatgttatggcaaggaataccatattatgatctttaataagatcaagtagttgatccttgtttaatatgttcttgtgttggttttaattccatttgatctaaccccttagatcaaatcatcttttcccaaaacaaggttttagaaaaggtcacattgaggtttatatcacttggacttgatgatctacttcaattccatcaaggtcaagtgaaacttcgattcttgtgactgttttactttaaagcgcgaaaattccccggattttctatgcatgaatgcaatgcacacatctgtttcctctattttgtaaccccagatcctgggatattacaaataccaatgatgttgcacatcaaagtcttgctttgaatcaggagacacggaggcgacaaaatgagttcatggctgcaaggaATATCCCTGTCCCTCCTTCtggccctgagatggagcctgtggttgcacctgCTTGGGAGATGCCTACCATTAtcgatgagatgctccagaacttcgacctctccatgtatgctcatggtggccttCCTCCTAGGACTGCTAGTGCCcctgctgctgatgatgatgatgacgaggatgaaggtgatacGGACGCGGCTGCGCGTgatgatggcgagagctcctattccgctgggcatgagttctattgatgggtgcgctagcatctctcctcttttcttcgccttttgggtgttccgatgccaaagggggagaagagagtagagtctaggaccacgtggttctttgattgtcacaagacatgggtgttgctttatttgattcttatatggcttgtgcttatttgctttgatttctcaagaactatttgctacttcgaataattcgtgtatggacgactattatgtgtgctactctatgttaggatgattatgtgtgctatgcttatatatcttgatatgcacatctccataccatgcttgtttcctaaagatattggggagcttctcatgatccactagtgttgcactttgcattcaaacgcaaattctccaagtgcacactttatgggggagccgtctcaatatcttatatggaatcaaggtttaaagcttatcatactaTCTATATATGACTCtatctcggtttgtcatcgtataccaaaaagggggagattgtaagggtattttacccttatccattattttggtaacaatgacaccatgctagagtatttggcctaatacatgtttataaggataatctcaggtattaggcaaagaggtataaatggtgtatcaaaggaacaagaaggctaaaggagaccccccatttcaacaacaatcaaaaaggggtctacagtaggaatccggcctgccgcccggtcagccggcctaccaaccggtcagccggtcgccaaccgggcgcccacCATGCGCCGGACTAgctccggtcagccggcctcccaaccggcgggcccggcgtgccgaccggtcaaccggtcgccaaccgggcgccaaccggatgacctcctggacgacgcaaagtgaccccggtcggggtccggcctgccgaccggtttggagcggctggtccggtccctgatctggtccgaccggcctctggaccggacactccggtctgtggtccggttgaccgggactGTCGGaagaaaagctgatgtggcaagtgaccaacggtcatatttcgaagaacactataaatagcccttctcctacctctgaacagttaggcactacactacaagctgttcttgagctctctctcacatactccattactagaaacaccaaaagcctcagatctccctcctcctccacccaaactcaaatccctccggggaaacgatagaggaggacccgatctactgttctaccaagcaaaatctcattcccccttgtattcatcaagaagaagcttgctctctagggttccttggaaaccctaggtgggcaatagtggtccggaagcatccgggctgtggatttgctccgggcaagattgtgaaggtttggaggctacctcaaagtctaccacaagtgagtgagctattctttcgtgggataggctccggagaatagggcgagccttcgtggcgtggggaatccttcgtgggacctccacccctccaaacgtgacgtaccttcttgcaaaggaagggaacacgggaatacatcctcgtctccgcgtgctatcggttatctctaaccgaactccttacttgtgatttaactgcctgtaagagccttcgtgctcgagttagttgtatcctcatataggttgtttcacttagtttgcattaggctcacctttatattccgcaaagcctaatattgcaaaaaaaagaattaaaatctgtagaaacctattaacccccctaggtttaccatctctatactttcaatcatGTACAAGTACATATGTACTATGTAGCACACTCAAATAGAATAACTAAATTTTAGAAAATTCACATACAACATTTACTTTTGGCCAACGTATGATGTGCCAACGTACAAGATATGGACGCCATGCATTTGAAGGTGTACAGTATGTTGTCTCCATTGAATGACCACTTAAGTTTTGTTCGTGATCCATTCACGTTCGTCTTGCGCGTCTATGGAAAGGATGCTATCTAATGTTGGAGCATGAATGCAGTGTTCCGGTAAtcattgttttgggaagagaaaGCATGGAGCAGTTTTTGTTTATTGGTCTAATAGGTCGTAGAATTTAGCCAAGAGTGCAAAGCATAGAGCTCCACTATGTAGGCAgttttgtttttgttgttttgcATGAGTTGATGTACATATAGTTGCTTAATCTTTCATTCATTATTAGAGAGTGAGGTTTGTTCTCTGAAGGAAGGGGGTGTAATGTCCCATGTTTTCATTTAGGCCACATTTTATTGTTGTCCATTGACATAATAGCAGCAAAGAAGAAAATGATGATCGTCCATTTTTTCTTGGTAGTTTTGGGTTAAAACATGATTCATAGTTTTGAGTCAAAAACATGATTCATACAAATTCGATATGTTTTGTTGTTTTGTCGTGGAAGGGGCTATCTTAGTTGAGACCAGTTGTTTGATGTTTATTTAGCATACAATTAGCATTTCATGATATTCTCGCTGGTTGCATAATAAACACCGACCTAGACCCCTATCTCACATGAATATTTAAGGATTCTAATTCAAGAAATGAGTGATTAGTTGAACGTTAATACTAAGGTTTCTGGAAGTATGCTTCCAGCTTCCCCCGAGCTACAAGTCTACAACTCATTTCATCTAAGGACGGGAAGCTGCAAGCTAATCATGTAAATAGTATATCCTCCCAAAGTTTTAAGTTAATGGTATGTAGCAAACCTCTGCTTATAAATAGTAGTGATCACACCTATCTAAAATCTCGTAGGATTTCTGTTCCTTTCTACCAGTGTCAAGACTTACTGTAGGTGGATGCCAAAACGTATTGTAGGCGATGAGGTGAAGCTCGCATGTCCATCTAGTACAAAACGATTCGATCAAATTTACATGCAGCTTGGGGTGCCACATGGGAATGGACCGGAGCGAAAAATCTAATCTTCTCACGAAACTTTATACCAAAATAAATCATTTTCAAGTTTCCAAGTGGTTCTGTTCCCTTCGTTTTAAAAGGATGTCGCGAGTTTGTCTAACTTTAGATGTATCTGTGTAGTAAATcacgtctagatacatttaaatttagataaaactACGCCATGTTTTTTTCGATAGAAGGACTATCTTTTTTACTACTGCCACACCGTCTGGTGGTAGGGTTGAATGGACTACCTTATGTTGGCGGTACCATGGTCATACCGCCAAAGCCCACTGCGGTAACATGGTGACACCGCCAAAGCCCACGGCGGTAACATGGTGACACCGCCAAACCACTTGGCGGTAGCCCATCCAACCCCAAAGTGATAGGTTTTCATATTACAACATACGAGCTATCGTTGCCGGAGTGATAGAGGTTTGCTCGCCCCCTTGCGTCGCTCCCTACCGCCACTGCAGCCATGGCCGCCGTGGCGGGGTGTCCTCTATTGGTGGTAGTCACTGCGTGTCGGGTGTTGGTGGCCAAGGGTGGTGGTTTCGGGGTGGCGGCCCTGGGACTCGTCAGTGGAAGGCAGTGCTGATGCTCTAGCAGCGACTTGAGGGTTGGCTTGGCtacttcttcctcgacctcctaCCCTAAATCGCATCGGTGACCCACTCAGAGGTCACGTGGCCATGTCTTGTTGCTGGATCTCGTTGGATCATGTTTGGTTGTGTTAGCTCTACCAATTGCCTGTTGGCAACGCGTTATGGTTGCCGTCTCATGATTCCGGATGGTTGGTGCCCCCGAGGACGCCGCTTCTTGCCCCTGATCCTCCATGCACAGTGTAACATCCCAGAACTTAGGACAAACgcggggtagatttagaaaaAGTGTTGTgcattcatcgcaaaacgggggaaattttcgcgcttaattgcataaaacctaagagggatcgaggtttctctctcgttgctattagggttagagagATGAGAGTGctataaatttcgacatgatatcttttgaaactagggttttggagagaAATTTTAATTggcatttgaatttgaatttcaaacaaaAATGAATATAAGTAAACAATAATTCAAATGAATTCATTATTCATAACTCAAACTAATATAGCAtttatacaacacattacataaattaaTTATAAGAATTACAAATAGCTCATAAGAAAAACTTGagttttattgattcaacacacatATTACATCGTCTTTACATAATTCCTTGATATTATAATAAATAGGAGCAAATACGAACCAGAAATAAgtaaataaaaagaagattaTAACATGGAATATTTTTCTACACTAAGTCTTCTAAAATCTTCATTTGAGCTTCTCCATTTCTTGATCAAATTGAAACCTGCAACATATAAAGGAAAAGAACCAGATTGTCCAGTAACAAGTGTCAAAGCCACTTGAACAgtaaaaataaggagaaaatgggaGGATAAGCATTGGCTGGGGGATCAAGTCCCAACCAAAGCAAAGTGAGCCATAGATCTTTTACCATGACACACACAAGGGTGAAACCAGGGCAGGACACCACAACACACATCCAAGGGTGTGTTGTCGACCAAACAGAGCATCCATTGATGCTATAAATAGCACAATAACAAGTAGATAGAGATGAACTTCACAAGAAAAGCAATATCACCAACAAGAACACCACATCAGGCCACATTCATCTAGTTCATCCATTCAACCCAAACCAAACCAAGCAGTAGATCATGGTGACATAGATCAAGAtcatccaggagctaggaggtgAAGGCCAGTCGATCAAATCAACCAGCAAAAgcacttcatcaacaaaaagaaaccatctaggagctggagcaaggtataaCTCATACCGGAAAGGATCCAAGGatccaatccatcataagcatgctcatacacacacttggtgtggagcagatgctccatagGGTtaatcatcacttggtatagaccaagtgatgctagtAAGAGAGAGGCCAGACTAGTGCTAGTGAATCTAGTAACTGGACATGCACAAGTAAACCCAAGTACCCAGCTATCCAAAGTATCTAGATAAACCAATATAGTGACCAACTAAATTACCTAGCACCACTTGGTGTACAAAACCATTGGTAATACCCATTTTTCATCAAAAGAATACCACAGGGCATTCATATACATGATTCCCAACTGTGGATATTGttattttcatcaaaaccaaccaGTTAGCCAATTTACTTTGCAACCACTGTTAGTAGtaagctactgaggtcacatcacaagcCAATCAAGCAAGCAAGCCACATAGGCAAGCTAGTCCTCATTACCTAAAGAGGTTCAGACATGTATGTAATTCCAATTCATCATGGAAATCAAATAAGTACATTTGAATACAACTGAATCACTACCAATACATGGTTCATCAAGTATATTTGACATTAAACCATCACAAAGCAACAACATGACATGCACAGGTTATCCTACTGAAGccaaagattcagtaaagcaaccAGGCTATCAAATACTTTTTGCCAGATAATTACTGCAAGCAAGAGTATCATAAATCATTTACAGAGCATACACAAGTGTCACTGGCATAGCACCGGTAGCACCACAAGGCACAAGTACTAGATGAAAAGCATACACCAGTAAGCATCACCACTCACTAATTGGTGACAAGCGATTACTGGGAAGCTTAGCTAATGACTAATGCTTCAGTTAAGCAACAACACATCCTAGCAGTATAGTAGCATGGCAACCAATAGCATCACAGTCTCCAGATGGAACCATGGGAGCAGTTAGGACCAGTACAACCTAGCAAACAAGTACATACATCAATTATAGCATGCCAGCACAAACAAATGGTGTGCATAGGAACACCAGATGAACTAAGAGGAGTAGAGACCTACCTTAGACATGtcggagccgagcaacgtagtgaCTTACTTAAATAAGTTAAGCTGCTGAGCTTGTCATGTCTACTTTTAGTTTGAAGTTGTAATGACACTTAAGTaagatcttagggtgttctcatcggacctgtgagaatgccAACTTGTTAAGAACCATATTTGTAATATATGtgaagtgttatgacctgcaatgtttctgttgtaccactctgagggatgtgatatttgtgaagaagccccttcatgaatgtcatatcaacgacttgtatactacaacatgcagtggtttgTTGGGTCACCGCACACAGGTCTCTGATGTGGATACATCGTCGACGTCGTAGAAGGCTGCGCGCTTGGGCAATTGGCGACCTCATAATATCGACACCTTCGGTTCGTCGACACGTCACCTACGTGTTTACGAAGGTGTTGACATGGGGTTATCAAAGCGACATGTTTGAAGATCAGCTAGGCTATGAAGGTATCATCCCGCGTGCTCATGTCGAGTCGAGACCACTTACTGTAGGGGGTTGTCCAAGGGAGTAGTTGCAGAGTTTGGGGAGAAGATATTGATTCGCTAGTCGTTGCGGGTATGCAGTTCGTTTGTATGGAGATGACCACTTAAAATTATGCATGTGATGACTATGGACCATAGAATTGGTGAATTACAATGGTATTCCTGCAAGTGGAGGCGGCAACACATGGTGACTTCgttgttggtgatgattcttGAGCCCCATCtcatacttttcacggtaaaaactCTAAGCCTAGTCTTCATTGGTTGTACCTAGCACTGAAAGTCATTTCCTCGTTGGAGGCATTCTTTGGAGATTGGACCTCTCCGAGTGAAAACCCATGATTTGACTGTGGTGGCTAGATAGGGCAACTATAACGCTTGCGCTTCCTAGAGGCGTCGCTTTGGATAACATTTCTCTAAATCTAGGTGTTATCAATAGTGGTGGTTTGTTCATGCTGCGAGCCTCTAATCCTCCCCGTGGGTTTTCTTTTTCcctttctttctttatttattatttttggTTGTGTGTATCCTTGATGGCTATACCCTCTTTATGTTGTCGCAAAGGTTGAATGTATTTAATATCATCTTGGTAATTATTCTCTTCATAAAAAAAGCATTGCGGAAAAATAGATTCGAGTGGGAGTTCTATAGCGGTGATTTTTCGGACACAAACGATACTGCGTGGTAGAACAAAGATATTCACATGACTAGATTTCATCCCCACAAAGAAGTTGCCCTTGTAGGCGAATTATCGGCCTATCATCTTGTTAGAGTATCAACGACAATGCTACATTTGGTAGTTTATTATTGTTATATCTGAAATCTATGTTTATTAGTCTTTTTTTACTTCCAAGTCTATGGAGGCTCAGagtggcgatttgcacaaaaataacccaaaagtgaaagaaaagcacagactgaccctccggcaaaactatttcacccatctaacccttttgtgtggcgcctatGCGAGGGgagccacactgcactgtgtggcgcccatgagatgGGCGCCACACATCTTGCTTGCGTGGCGTACAGCTGCCAACATggaagcatgtgtggcgcccatggcaagggcgccacactactctttatTAATAAACGTTGTCTAGAGCTGACAGAACATAGTGGTAGCTTAGTTGGATGAACCCTTTGGTGCAAACCTATAGGTCTTGAGTTCAAACCCCCAAAGcacttgattttattttttctttttaaaattatgctagacattgtagtatgttcTAAAATATAGAACCCAGCTCCGTATTGTTTTTAAAacttttttatcatttttttaaaTCATTGTAGGAGTTCAAAATAAAACATACTGCCTCCTATTTGTTTTAATGGATACACATGTACATATCGTGGCCGATCTATTTATTAGAGAAACAAACGCAAGCTAAACCATTGCTATTAGTTTTTGGGTTGCTCTAATCATAGTTGTGTTTTCCGTTTGCAGATTAGCGGGGGATGAGCCAGGCCTGCTTATTTAATTTTCTCAACAACAGCAATAGTAAATATTGTACTAATAGATATACCCTAGCAGTGTCTTTTTTTCAAAAACAATCATGTATTTTGTTTCCCTTTTGCAGATGACAAGGACTGTGATATGCTGCAGAATCAAGACCAAAACAAGCAAATCAATGGTTTTGAGTATCTGGCCCATACCATTTTCTCTACAAATTAATCTGTTTAGTCCATGCATGCATGAAATGTCTGACAGAAGTTCAGAATCCGTAGTCTAGACATGATCAGAAACCACGTGTATACTTCACTTCACAGTGAAATGGTAAAGTAATCCCTACTTACGGCGATGAGAAATTTGGTTAACCTCATTTGTGATATGATTCACATATGTTTCAAATTTTATTGCAGTCAAACATTTTGCTACTAtgtccgccgcaacgcgcggggaaaTCATCTAGTATATATGAAGTCATCAAACCAAATCTTTGTGTGATACACGGAAGTTGTATCTATATATGCAAAATCAAGGCCACGAAGATTTTATTGCTTCAAAAGGATCGACTCTTCGTATGGCTAGTAAATGGTTCATGAGATAACCTCACGGGAAGATGCGGATTATCAGGATAGTCAGAGAATTCTTGTTCTATTGCTTGCAACACTAACATTCCGTTAAGATTAGGATAGTTAAGATTTTATTGCTTGCAATTAGAAGTTAAGTTATAGTTTCAGGATCAATTAAAATCTTGCAATTAGAAGTATATATTGATGTACACTAACGTTAGTTTGCTTCACAAAGGTTTTGTACATTAATACATACGTTCTGGAGCAATAAAAACTGAGTATGAGTACGTCTTGCATGGTAAACCACGCAAATTGGTTAAGGGAGAAAAACTGAGTGTGGCACTACAAAAATATCTCAAGATTGAACTAGAGAACCATACACCGTGAGAGGGAGACAGAACTACTCGGCTTTGGATTTCTCCTTCTCCACAACATATACACATTTGAGCAAACTCGGTATGTTGTAGGATCCGCTGAACCACAATGTGCATTTCTGTACGCACTAAGCTTGCCAAAATCTGTACACTGTCCATCCACGGCTCGCCAAGGCATAGGGACACATTTCTGTACACAAAGGTTTGCTTCACAAAGGTTTGGTTTGATGACTTCATATATATATGCATCCTATGATAAATTAATAGCAATGATTTAGCTTGCGTTTGTTTCTCTAATAAGCAGATCCGCCACACTATGTACATGTGTATCCATAAAACAAATAGGAGGCAGTATGTTTTATTTTGGACTCCTACAATGatttaaaaaatgataaaaaaagtTTTAAAAACAATACGGAGCTGGGTTCTATATTTTAgaacatactacaatgtctagcataattttaaaaagaaaaaataaaatcaagtggtttGGGGGTTTGAACTCAAGACCTATAGGTTTGCACCAAAGGGTTCATCCAACTAAGCTACCACTATGTTCTGTCAGCTCTAGACAACGTTTATTAataaagagtagtgtggcgcccttgccatggGCACCACACATGCTTCCACGTTGGCAGCTGTACGCCACGCACGCTCATGCACGCCACGCATGCAAGATGTGTGGCGCCcatctcatgggcgccacacagtgcagtgtggctcCCCTCGCataggcgccacacaaaagggttagatgggtgaaatagtttcgccggagggtcagtttgtgcttttctttcacttttgggttatttttgtgcaaaccgCCGCTCAGAGTCTGAGTCGAGTCTGAACTCTGAAGTCTGAACCGACCGAACGGCGACCGCCGCACCTCCCCAAAACCCTTTCCCCCACCTCGCGCCAGCCCCCATTTCCCGCGCCccgcccacccccacccccaccgccATGGCCAAGCAGCCGAAGCAGCAGGTGCTCTCCCGCTTCTTCTCCCCCAagcccccgcccccgccctccacctccacctccacccaaGCCCAGCCGCccaaccctcctcctcctcctccccctaaaCCCTCCCCGTCCACCGTCGCCTCCTTCTCCCCCGCCAAGCGCGCGCGCGCCCTCTCCCGCTCCCCCAAACCCCCCGCCAAGAAACCCAAACCCAATCCCAACCCCGACGCCGTCCGCCGCAGGCTCCTCGACCCGCCGCCCCCGGGCCCGAACCctaccgccgcccccgccgccgccacccggggcTACACCCCGCTGGAGCAGCAGGTGGCAGCCCTCAAGGCGCGCCACCCGGGCATCCTGCTCATGGTCGAGGTCGGCTACCGCTTCCGCTTCTTcggcgacgacgccgccgccgccgccgccgtcctcggcATCGTCGCCCACCCCGACCGCAGCTTCCTCACCGCCAGCGTCCCCACCTTCCGCCTCGCCTTCCACGTCCGCCGCctcgtcgacgccggccaccgggTCGGCGTCGTCCGACAGACCGAGACCGCCGCAATCAAGGCGGCCGCCGCGGCTTCCACGTCCGCGGCCCCGTTCGCGCGGGAGCTGTCGGCCGTCTACACGCGCGCCACCATCGAGGCCGCGGCGGGGGAgatggagggcggcggcgaccCCGAGGAGGGGAGCAGGTACCTCGTGTGCGTCGTCGACAGGGAGGTGGACACGGTGGGGAGGGAGGGGTTCGTGGTCAAGGTCGGGCTGGTCGCCGTCGAGGTGTCCACCGGTGAGGTCGTCCACGGGGAGTTCATGGACGGTGCCTCTAGGAGCGGCCTCGAGGCCGTGCTGCTTGACTTGGCGCCCGTCGAGGTCATACTCGGCACCCCACTCTCATTCGCCACGGAGAAGGTATCATTTGTTTGGTGATGAACTGATGGTGTGTGAAACTTTGTTAAGTTTATTCCTTGTGTGGCTTGATAGGCTTTGAAGGCCACAAACAATCACTGGTCTCACTCTAGCTTTGGCTGTAATAGTTATGCATTTACCACTCTCCAGTTCCACCATAAAGTATGATAGCTTGTTCATTAACACCCACTTGAGATATTGCTCCTACAAttagctttgtttgcttctttttttttctactcTTCCAGTCTTATATTGCTCAATGCTCATCCTCTGGTTGGTATGTTCCTCCACTTACTTTCTAGCTGATGAGGGCATATGCGGGATCCGCCTCTAATGTCCGGGTTGAGTGCACCCCGCTGGCATGTTTTGGTGAGGGTGGCGCTTTAGCTGAACTTCTGTCTCTGTTTGAGGAGATGGATGCCAGCTCACCGACCATTGAAAGCAATAATCAGATAATACTAATGAATGAAGCTGACACCAATCCTCATGGTATCGACAACAACAATCTTCATGGGATCGAGGTACTGCCAACCTTCTTAACTATTACAAATGGAATTTAGGTAACTAACTGTCGCCCCATCTTGTAGTTTTAGTTTAATAAGTTCCATTTGTTCATGTAGGGTGTCATGGCTATGCCAAAGCTAGTTGTACAAGCAATGGCGTTGAGCGTTCGCTATCTCAAGGGTTTCGGTATGGCAAGGCTAATCTGCTTTGGTTCTTCGTTTCGGCCATTTAGTGCTAATACTGAAATGTCTCTATCAGCAAATGCTCTTCAACAACTTGAggtatgttcttctctaacacctTGATATTCTCCTTTATTCTATTTATGATTTATGGGGTAACACCTGTATGCTTTCAGGTATTGAAGAACAACTCAGATGGTTCAACAGAAGGGTCTTTGTTCCGAACTATGAACAACACATGTACAGCTTTTGGATCTAGACTGTTTAGACACTGGGTAAGATGCTGTATCATTTCGCTTAAACAAAAGAAATTGCACTGACAAACCAAACAGCTATTCTCATTATGCCAACTAAATCATTCATGTCTTCTTGATCTTTTGGTGTTCTTGCAGTTGACTTGCCCCTTATGTGATAGAAACCTAACACGTGCTTCTTGTGGTGTTCTTGCAGTTGACTCACCCTTTATGTGATAGAAATCTAATACGTGCTCGTCACGATGCGGTTTCTGAGATCTCTGAATCGATGGGATCACGGCAAGATTCGGTTAGCATTCTGCATGGTGAAGAGGATGGGTGCTGCACAGCTTTGGTGCGAAGTGATCTGAGCACCATTCTTTCATCTGTTTTAACAATGCTTGGAAGATCACTTGATTCTCAGAGAGGAATAACAAGGATTTTTCACTGCAGAGCCACATCTaaagaggtcaaatatattcaTTTCGTTGTTCAAATTGAGTTTAGACCGGAACCATGGCCCTGATTTTGATTGCTCATTTCAAAAGTGGCATGTCATACTTGCTAGTGGTTTCTTTTCCGTTATATTAAAATGTGTTACTCCCCCTCCGGCCCTAAATACTTGTCGCAGATTTAgacaaaatgtaggataaaatgtgtctagattcaTATATGTGtcacttttttttttggctaCTTAAATATGTGTCACATAAAAGAAGTTTTTGACATGCTCTGTGTTTGTGTTCTCTGCATGAACCATAATCTGCTCAGCCCGGTCCTTTTATTACCTTCTCTTTTCAGCATCTAGACTACATTCTTGTGACTGCTTTATCATGGAATTATTCTCTCAAGTTTATATGATATTCACAGAATCATCATGATTTGTAACTCAAAAGCTTCCATTTGCTATTTGTTCCAAGAATTAGCTAGTGTGCTATGGATGCCTAACTGCTTATACTTTCACGTTGCAGTTTGTTGGGGTTATCCAAGCTATTCTGACAGCTGGAAAGCAGCTGAAGAAGCTTGTTATCGATGATACTGACACTGTGTCTTCTCAGCATACAACTATCCACTCTTCTTTGCTGAGAAG includes these proteins:
- the LOC124672562 gene encoding DNA mismatch repair protein MSH3, encoding MAKQPKQQVLSRFFSPKPPPPPSTSTSTQAQPPNPPPPPPPKPSPSTVASFSPAKRARALSRSPKPPAKKPKPNPNPDAVRRRLLDPPPPGPNPTAAPAAATRGYTPLEQQVAALKARHPGILLMVEVGYRFRFFGDDAAAAAAVLGIVAHPDRSFLTASVPTFRLAFHVRRLVDAGHRVGVVRQTETAAIKAAAAASTSAAPFARELSAVYTRATIEAAAGEMEGGGDPEEGSRYLVCVVDREVDTVGREGFVVKVGLVAVEVSTGEVVHGEFMDGASRSGLEAVLLDLAPVEVILGTPLSFATEKLMRAYAGSASNVRVECTPLACFGEGGALAELLSLFEEMDASSPTIESNNQIILMNEADTNPHGIDNNNLHGIEGVMAMPKLVVQAMALSVRYLKGFGMARLICFGSSFRPFSANTEMSLSANALQQLEVLKNNSDGSTEGSLFRTMNNTCTAFGSRLFRHWLTHPLCDRNLIRARHDAVSEISESMGSRQDSVSILHGEEDGCCTALVRSDLSTILSSVLTMLGRSLDSQRGITRIFHCRATSKEFVGVIQAILTAGKQLKKLVIDDTDTVSSQHTTIHSSLLRRLISTASSSFVLANSVKLLSCLNKDAADQGDMANLFISSVDQFPEVAEGHVAVEMAKRKLDILIVEYRKQLGMRNLEYKTIAGTAYLIELPLDRRVPSDWMKVNSTKKTIRYHTPDILKNLNNLLLAKEELAVICRTTWHTFLMDFGKYYAQFQATVESLATLDCLYSLATLARQNNYVKPNFVPEDEASQIHIKNGRHPVLESLLGDNFVPNDTDLQADGEYCQIVTGPNMGGKSCYIRQVALITIMAQVGSFVPASSARLHVVDGVYTRMGASDSIQQGTSTFYEELNEASNILHNCSSRSLVIIDELGRGTSTHDGVAIAYATLHYLLKEKKCIVIFVTHYPKILDIQREFEGSVGAYHVSYLSTRKLLEITDEKMDIDTETEDLGEITFLYKLVAGASDRSFGLNVALLAQLPLRCIKRASVMAAKLQEELNEREKNKLPRLMNKSAGDVPCESSREAGLVCTQPYQGLMEACRRVLCDMSSAQSSNCMTDVLSCLKNVKEVALKIING